In Candidatus Bathyanammoxibius amoris, the following are encoded in one genomic region:
- the bioD gene encoding dethiobiotin synthase, translating into MKQNVLKGKGIFVTGTDTGVGKTLVAAGIACLLHGSGLKVGVMKPVATGGSRKSDMLVSDDAIMMKEAAHSRDEYSLINPICLPSMMAPVVASRVDRLQVDWKTIWSAFKTLSKKYNHLVVEGIGGLLVPITDDLYVADMARKMKLPLIIVSRPTLGTINHTLLTIEVARSRGLKIKGVIFNNTKIGGGTLLEETNKIEIEKLSGVPVIASIPYIHSPTSGGIATYLHDNISLQDIL; encoded by the coding sequence TTGAAACAAAACGTCCTTAAGGGAAAAGGTATCTTTGTTACGGGTACGGATACCGGTGTGGGAAAGACACTGGTGGCGGCGGGTATAGCATGCCTCCTGCATGGCTCTGGCCTAAAGGTGGGTGTGATGAAACCTGTTGCCACGGGCGGCAGCCGGAAGTCCGACATGCTGGTCTCGGACGATGCAATAATGATGAAGGAGGCCGCCCACTCGAGAGATGAATATTCACTGATTAACCCCATATGCCTCCCCTCGATGATGGCGCCCGTCGTGGCCTCCAGGGTGGACAGGCTGCAGGTCGACTGGAAGACCATCTGGTCGGCGTTCAAAACACTTAGTAAAAAATATAATCATCTCGTGGTGGAAGGAATAGGAGGGCTGCTCGTTCCCATAACGGACGACCTGTATGTGGCTGACATGGCACGCAAGATGAAGCTGCCCCTGATAATCGTTTCCAGACCCACCCTTGGGACCATAAACCATACCTTGCTTACGATAGAGGTCGCCAGGTCGCGAGGATTGAAGATAAAGGGCGTTATATTCAACAACACAAAGATAGGCGGTGGTACACTGCTGGAAGAGACCAATAAGATAGAGATAGAAAAGCTCTCAGGCGTACCGGTCATCGCCAGTATCCCATACATACACAGCCCCACCTCAGGGGGCATTGCCACCTATCTGCACGACAATATCAGCCTGCAAGACATCCTCTGA
- a CDS encoding PstS family phosphate ABC transporter substrate-binding protein, translated as MKTKNERNSAHSALAFLIVTVFCISLPLKAVLADDLKGRIRIDGSSTVYPITEAVAEEFQVKHPRVRITIGVSGTGGGFKKFSRGEVDITNASRPIKPSEVKMIGEKGIEYIELPVAYDGLAVMVNPKNTWCDSLTVEELKKIWEPEAEEKIMKWNQIRPEWPDKKLRLFGPGVDSGTFDYFTEIICGESGASRGDFTPSEDDNILVQGIANDEGALGYFGLAYYEANKDMLKLIGVDDGDASNGDGPVKASLETVENNTYQPLSRPLFIYVSKEAAGRPETVEFIDFYMNSGGPLVEEVGFIPLSDRAYLLVDERFKRGETGSIFAGKKDTAGVSVEDLLSK; from the coding sequence ATGAAAACAAAGAATGAAAGAAATAGCGCCCATTCAGCGCTTGCATTCCTTATTGTAACGGTTTTCTGCATATCCTTACCCCTTAAAGCGGTTCTGGCCGACGACTTAAAGGGCCGTATAAGGATCGACGGCTCAAGCACCGTCTATCCGATAACCGAGGCGGTTGCCGAGGAGTTCCAGGTGAAACACCCCAGGGTGAGGATAACGATAGGCGTCTCCGGCACCGGCGGGGGCTTTAAAAAGTTCAGCAGGGGAGAGGTGGACATTACCAACGCCTCCCGTCCCATAAAACCCAGTGAAGTGAAGATGATTGGGGAGAAAGGAATTGAATATATCGAACTGCCTGTTGCCTATGACGGGCTTGCGGTGATGGTAAACCCAAAAAATACGTGGTGTGATTCCCTGACGGTAGAGGAGTTGAAGAAGATATGGGAGCCAGAGGCGGAAGAGAAGATAATGAAATGGAACCAGATACGCCCGGAATGGCCGGATAAGAAACTACGTCTGTTCGGGCCGGGCGTAGATTCAGGGACGTTTGATTACTTTACTGAGATCATCTGTGGAGAGTCCGGTGCGAGCAGGGGCGATTTCACGCCCAGTGAAGACGACAACATACTTGTCCAGGGCATTGCCAATGATGAGGGGGCGCTGGGGTATTTTGGCCTTGCGTACTATGAGGCCAATAAGGATATGCTGAAGCTGATAGGCGTTGATGACGGGGACGCATCCAACGGAGACGGGCCTGTTAAGGCGTCTTTGGAGACCGTGGAAAACAATACTTATCAGCCGCTGTCTCGGCCGCTGTTTATCTACGTAAGCAAGGAGGCGGCCGGGCGCCCGGAGACGGTGGAGTTCATTGATTTTTATATGAACAGCGGCGGCCCCCTGGTCGAGGAGGTGGGTTTTATACCGCTTTCAGACAGGGCCTACCTGCTGGTGGACGAACGTTTTAAGAGGGGTGAGACCGGTTCTATTTTTGCCGGCAAAAAGGACACGGCCGGTGTAAGCGTTGAAGACCTGCTCAGCAAATAA
- a CDS encoding OprO/OprP family phosphate-selective porin gives MRRLFLIVLFIVPALAGTALAAQDPDIQQLIERMQALEETVKDQRQEIKVQRGEIEALKTGRGLIRKGSRYEPVAYRSNNTADPEYGVSGEELQDAVKSYLETEQGRELITDASPAKIKAGYKIGKGFYLETLDEKFKLQIKNRIQIRYTYQDSDDLRDTNSFRIPRSRITFAGHAFTKDLTYKVQWGLPAFEGRGRLKDVYVNYRIEDFLRLRGGQFKVPFNRQKLNSSAKLQFVVRALANNEFELGRDIGVMAHATPMNGLFEYDLAMLQGAGINQVRNSNNEFMYAARVAVNPLGKFDAYSEPDLVYEEDPKLALGGAFVWNNGRRMFVRGAIRDFNRNITLRQYTADLRFKWRGFSLLGEFYWRNVGAHAGGTLFQQGSNVGYGYTSQAGYFVPLPYVRKHLEAAGRYSFIEPDTNTSGDREREVGGGVGWYFKGNNNKLQADIMRITRERASSSDLHDMEVRLQYQVIF, from the coding sequence ATGAGGCGATTATTTCTGATAGTATTATTTATTGTGCCTGCCCTGGCGGGTACGGCACTTGCGGCCCAGGACCCCGACATACAGCAGTTGATTGAACGCATGCAGGCCCTTGAGGAAACGGTCAAGGACCAGAGACAGGAAATTAAGGTGCAGAGGGGCGAGATAGAGGCGCTGAAGACCGGCCGGGGGCTTATTAGGAAGGGTTCAAGATATGAACCCGTCGCATACAGGTCCAATAATACCGCGGACCCTGAATACGGGGTTTCAGGGGAAGAACTACAAGACGCGGTAAAAAGCTATCTGGAGACCGAGCAGGGCCGGGAGCTCATAACCGATGCCTCCCCGGCGAAAATCAAGGCGGGGTACAAGATTGGCAAGGGCTTTTATCTCGAGACGCTTGACGAAAAGTTCAAGCTGCAGATAAAAAACAGGATTCAGATCCGCTACACCTATCAGGACAGCGACGACTTAAGAGACACCAACTCATTCCGTATCCCCCGTAGCAGGATCACGTTCGCAGGCCACGCCTTTACAAAGGACCTGACCTACAAGGTCCAGTGGGGCCTTCCAGCGTTTGAAGGTAGAGGAAGACTCAAGGACGTTTACGTAAATTACAGGATAGAAGACTTTCTCCGGTTGCGCGGGGGGCAATTTAAGGTGCCGTTTAACCGCCAGAAGCTGAATTCTTCAGCCAAGCTGCAATTTGTGGTCAGGGCCCTTGCGAATAATGAGTTTGAGCTGGGCAGGGATATAGGTGTCATGGCGCACGCCACGCCCATGAACGGTCTGTTTGAGTATGACCTGGCGATGTTGCAGGGCGCCGGTATAAATCAGGTGAGAAACAGCAACAACGAGTTTATGTATGCGGCCAGGGTGGCGGTAAATCCGCTGGGGAAGTTTGACGCATATTCGGAGCCTGATCTTGTATACGAAGAGGACCCAAAGCTTGCGTTAGGTGGCGCGTTTGTCTGGAATAACGGCAGGAGGATGTTCGTCAGAGGTGCAATCAGGGACTTTAACAGGAACATTACCCTGCGCCAGTACACGGCCGACCTCAGATTCAAGTGGCGTGGATTCTCGTTGTTAGGGGAATTTTACTGGAGGAACGTAGGCGCGCACGCCGGCGGGACGCTTTTCCAACAGGGCAGCAATGTGGGCTACGGCTATACGTCTCAGGCAGGGTATTTCGTGCCGCTTCCGTACGTCCGGAAACACCTGGAGGCCGCTGGGCGCTACAGTTTCATTGAGCCTGATACCAATACGAGTGGTGACCGTGAGCGTGAGGTGGGCGGCGGTGTGGGGTGGTACTTCAAGGGCAACAATAACAAATTGCAGGCGGACATAATGCGTATAACCAGGGAACGGGCGTCGAGTAGCGACCTGCATGACATGGAGGTCAGACTGCAGTACCAGGTGATATTCTGA
- the phoU gene encoding phosphate signaling complex protein PhoU — MERHFDEELASLKEKVLKMGSVTQKMINYAAKGLAERDESTAKDVFRMEDEINRLHIGIDETAMKLLALHQPMATDLRLLATVIKINSELERIADLTVNMCESTHFVLAKSELKAHVDIPIMADMAEWMVCESIKSFVNKDVALAQRVLDEDDKVDELKDKIFMELLKYMIKDPGTIDRAISLILISRNLERIGDHATNIAEDVIYMVQGRDVRHKTLEMEKTKYKEAESDS, encoded by the coding sequence ATGGAAAGGCATTTCGACGAAGAACTCGCGAGTTTGAAGGAAAAAGTCCTCAAGATGGGTTCGGTGACCCAGAAGATGATTAACTACGCGGCAAAGGGTTTGGCGGAGAGGGACGAATCCACGGCAAAAGACGTCTTCAGGATGGAAGACGAGATAAACCGCCTCCACATAGGGATAGATGAAACCGCCATGAAGCTTCTGGCCCTTCACCAGCCCATGGCAACAGACCTCAGGCTTCTTGCTACGGTTATAAAGATAAACAGCGAACTCGAGAGGATTGCGGACCTGACGGTAAACATGTGCGAGAGCACCCACTTTGTCCTGGCAAAATCTGAACTTAAAGCACACGTAGACATACCCATCATGGCAGATATGGCCGAGTGGATGGTCTGTGAGAGCATAAAGTCATTCGTCAACAAGGACGTAGCCCTTGCGCAGAGGGTCCTTGACGAGGACGACAAGGTGGACGAATTGAAGGACAAGATATTTATGGAACTCCTTAAATACATGATTAAAGACCCGGGCACCATCGACAGGGCCATCTCGCTTATCCTTATATCCAGGAACCTTGAGCGCATTGGCGACCATGCGACAAACATCGCCGAAGACGTTATCTATATGGTACAGGGCCGCGACGTAAGGCATAAGACCCTGGAGATGGAGAAGACTAAATACAAGGAAGCAGAGTCCGATAGTTAG
- a CDS encoding 2-hydroxyacyl-CoA dehydratase family protein, which yields MEMLSDIALDEERRSSQDIEGAVGYLSVYVPEEIIIAAGGRVPFRIYGTGKPAKLANAYLPKTFDPHVLDSLEGALDGSYKFLDGVVVANVSDAHRRLYDAWRLGVDSMEVFFLDVPKGADALRLKAFRLALSTLVRDMERAFAVKISEENLRSAIRLCNETRLLFRRLSDMRKESAPPFSAKRFFEVVRWSQTHDKHVVNDALRGYLEELKGAKGSVADGPRIMLTGSFMSSPELSSLMERLGARVVCEDLCTGMQYFSTLVDEDSRRQPLDALAERYLTIPTARMVDTESRWDYLLRTAEDFRVDGVVYFTLKFDDIYLFEYPHIRDKFQKAGYPVLFIEAENFWTSLGQIETRVQAFIEMLS from the coding sequence ATGGAAATGCTTTCGGATATTGCGTTAGATGAAGAACGGCGTTCTTCACAGGATATAGAGGGTGCGGTAGGATATCTCTCCGTCTACGTGCCGGAGGAGATAATCATCGCGGCGGGCGGCAGGGTGCCTTTCCGCATCTACGGCACCGGCAAACCCGCCAAACTGGCCAACGCGTACCTCCCCAAGACCTTTGACCCCCACGTGCTCGACAGCCTTGAGGGGGCCCTGGACGGGAGCTATAAATTTCTTGATGGTGTGGTTGTGGCCAATGTGAGCGATGCCCACCGCCGGCTTTATGACGCGTGGAGGCTGGGGGTGGACTCGATGGAGGTTTTTTTCCTCGACGTCCCCAAAGGCGCCGACGCGCTCAGGCTGAAGGCGTTTCGGCTGGCCCTCTCCACCCTGGTAAGGGATATGGAACGGGCGTTTGCCGTAAAAATCTCGGAGGAGAACCTGCGCAGCGCTATCAGGCTGTGTAATGAGACCCGGCTCCTCTTCAGGAGGCTGAGTGACATGAGAAAAGAGAGTGCACCACCGTTCTCCGCCAAAAGGTTCTTTGAGGTGGTCAGGTGGAGCCAGACCCACGACAAGCACGTGGTTAACGATGCACTCAGAGGATACCTGGAAGAGCTTAAAGGCGCGAAGGGGAGCGTAGCAGACGGCCCCAGGATAATGCTGACGGGGAGCTTCATGAGTTCGCCTGAACTTAGCTCACTTATGGAGAGACTGGGCGCAAGGGTGGTGTGTGAGGACCTCTGTACGGGGATGCAGTATTTCTCAACCCTGGTGGACGAGGATTCTCGCCGGCAACCCCTCGACGCCCTTGCAGAGAGGTATCTGACCATACCCACGGCAAGGATGGTGGACACGGAGTCCAGATGGGACTACCTGTTGCGGACGGCTGAGGACTTCCGGGTAGATGGGGTCGTGTATTTTACCCTGAAATTTGACGACATATACCTCTTTGAATATCCCCACATCAGGGACAAATTTCAGAAGGCGGGCTACCCGGTCTTGTTCATTGAAGCCGAGAATTTCTGGACCAGTCTCGGCCAGATAGAGACCCGTGTGCAGGCGTTTATAGAAATGCTTAGTTGA
- a CDS encoding 2-hydroxyacyl-CoA dehydratase family protein, with protein MAVVETDRQKQRQYFSLQFQKRMRRSRSYSPLKSSRARERAMFKLLMESFRDTSTVIWKSTFVPSEIIYALGAIPLFIESFSATASAVGICPEILDASENHGLSRDSCTFLRGVMGASFKDILPRPDALVSTAYYCDGDPKIFDIFAEEYKKPHFYLHVPYMVDEEWSRDMLAEQLEEMTAELARVTDKKFDRDKMSEVIENSNEACRYFRRAMELRKHTPSPMLGCEAIDHIGSISQLWGSRELVRISRLLCEELEERIDRGVAAVEDEQLRLLWCHLRPYYNDEVFNYLELDHRAVVAFESVNLITWDEMDPQKPFRSLAEKLLANPAIGPCERMTHWVARMVRDYEIDGVIWMAPWGCRHFNSLSQLVKEGLRREVDVPFFILDLECVDKRNYSREQVRTRLDAFIEILTEKKGK; from the coding sequence ATGGCGGTAGTAGAGACCGATAGACAGAAGCAGCGTCAGTATTTCAGCCTCCAGTTCCAGAAGCGAATGAGGAGGTCGCGCAGCTATTCTCCCCTGAAAAGCTCTCGGGCCAGGGAGCGGGCGATGTTCAAACTGCTGATGGAGAGCTTCAGGGACACCTCAACCGTCATATGGAAGAGCACGTTTGTGCCGTCCGAGATCATATATGCCCTCGGCGCCATCCCGTTGTTTATAGAGAGCTTCAGCGCCACCGCCTCGGCCGTGGGCATCTGCCCGGAGATACTCGACGCCTCCGAGAATCATGGGCTGTCCAGGGATTCATGCACGTTTCTCAGGGGGGTAATGGGGGCGTCGTTCAAGGATATACTGCCGCGGCCCGATGCGCTGGTATCAACCGCGTACTACTGCGACGGCGACCCCAAGATATTCGACATATTCGCCGAGGAATATAAGAAGCCGCACTTTTATCTGCATGTTCCGTATATGGTTGATGAGGAGTGGTCTCGTGACATGCTGGCGGAGCAGCTTGAAGAGATGACCGCGGAGCTTGCCCGCGTAACGGATAAGAAGTTTGACCGGGATAAGATGTCGGAGGTAATAGAGAACTCTAACGAGGCATGCCGTTATTTCAGGCGGGCCATGGAACTGAGGAAGCACACGCCCAGCCCCATGCTGGGCTGCGAGGCCATAGACCATATCGGCTCCATATCACAGCTCTGGGGTTCAAGGGAACTGGTGAGGATATCAAGGCTGTTATGCGAGGAGTTGGAGGAACGTATTGACAGGGGTGTAGCGGCAGTGGAAGACGAGCAGCTAAGACTCCTGTGGTGTCACCTGAGACCGTACTATAATGACGAGGTGTTTAACTATCTTGAACTTGACCACAGGGCGGTGGTGGCCTTCGAAAGCGTAAACCTGATAACGTGGGACGAGATGGACCCGCAGAAGCCCTTCCGGTCACTGGCCGAGAAGCTGCTTGCGAACCCGGCCATAGGCCCGTGCGAGCGGATGACCCACTGGGTTGCCAGGATGGTGAGGGACTACGAGATAGACGGGGTCATATGGATGGCCCCGTGGGGCTGCAGGCACTTTAACAGCCTCTCGCAACTGGTAAAGGAGGGCCTCCGCAGGGAGGTAGACGTCCCGTTTTTTATATTGGACCTTGAGTGCGTAGACAAGAGGAACTATTCCAGGGAGCAGGTGCGGACCCGTCTCGACGCCTTTATCGAGATACTGACGGAGAAGAAAGGCAAATAA
- the pstC gene encoding phosphate ABC transporter permease subunit PstC: MTTGNPKKPEPRIVEHDLRGRRKGSRVKEVAVHAVFMACGILSIFTTFAILGILMYETVEFFREVSFMQFFGDTKWTPLFASKHFGIWPLFVGTLLVTVIAMIVALPVGLLCAVYLSEYAPTGVRKVVKPMLEILAGIPTVVYGYFALLFVTPLLQKIIPGMAGFNALSPGIVMGIMILPIISSLSEDAMYAVPQSLREGAYALGGTKLQVSLRTVVPAAFSGITASFILGVSRALGETMIVAIAAGLQPRLTINPIEPVETMTAYIVQVSLGDTPHGTIGYKTIFVVGMMLFLSTFVLNVISQWLRERYREVYS; the protein is encoded by the coding sequence GTGACTACAGGTAACCCAAAAAAGCCGGAGCCCCGTATAGTTGAACACGACTTACGGGGACGGAGAAAAGGCTCTCGCGTAAAAGAGGTGGCCGTCCATGCGGTGTTCATGGCCTGCGGTATCCTGTCTATATTCACCACATTTGCCATATTAGGAATATTGATGTACGAGACGGTTGAGTTCTTCCGCGAGGTCTCGTTTATGCAATTCTTCGGCGATACGAAGTGGACGCCGCTCTTCGCGAGCAAGCATTTCGGCATATGGCCGCTCTTTGTCGGGACGTTACTGGTGACCGTAATCGCGATGATTGTAGCCCTGCCTGTTGGGTTGTTATGCGCGGTCTATCTGAGCGAATACGCCCCCACCGGTGTAAGGAAGGTGGTAAAGCCCATGCTTGAGATACTTGCGGGTATCCCCACCGTGGTGTACGGCTACTTTGCCCTGTTGTTTGTCACGCCCCTCTTGCAGAAAATCATACCGGGCATGGCTGGTTTCAATGCCCTGAGCCCCGGGATAGTCATGGGGATTATGATACTCCCCATAATCTCCTCGCTCAGCGAGGACGCGATGTACGCCGTGCCCCAGAGCCTCAGGGAGGGGGCGTACGCGCTGGGGGGCACAAAACTTCAGGTATCGTTACGGACCGTGGTGCCGGCGGCCTTCTCCGGTATCACCGCCTCGTTTATATTGGGCGTATCAAGGGCGTTAGGCGAGACCATGATTGTTGCCATCGCCGCGGGCCTGCAGCCCCGCCTTACGATTAATCCCATCGAGCCTGTCGAGACGATGACCGCCTACATCGTTCAGGTGAGTCTGGGGGACACCCCCCACGGGACCATAGGATACAAGACCATCTTCGTCGTGGGCATGATGCTTTTTCTGAGTACCTTTGTTCTTAACGTTATAAGCCAGTGGCTGCGTGAGAGGTACAGAGAGGTGTATAGCTGA
- a CDS encoding acyl-CoA dehydratase activase produces the protein MITAGIDIGSVSTEVVVMGENDGEILGFSIMESQVDVEKTAREALDMALEQAHLRLEDIDSIIATGYGRNNVPFAHKSVTEITCHALGAHHLFPRTRTIIDIGGQDSKAIAIVGKGNGDARVVDFIMNDKCAAGTGRFLEVMAGVLDVDIQDLGALSRKSSREVSISSMCTVFAESEVISLIHQKLPKEDIISGLHTAITRKVLSLVQRVPIEEEITLTGGVMKNAGVCEKLREEFSPRSVNLPDEPQIVGALGAAIMARRRVNSS, from the coding sequence ATGATTACGGCAGGGATTGACATAGGCTCGGTTTCTACCGAGGTAGTGGTTATGGGGGAAAACGACGGTGAGATACTGGGTTTCTCCATTATGGAGTCCCAGGTCGATGTGGAGAAGACGGCGCGGGAGGCCCTGGACATGGCCCTGGAACAGGCGCACCTCAGGCTCGAGGACATAGACTCCATAATAGCGACCGGCTACGGGCGGAACAACGTGCCTTTTGCCCATAAATCCGTTACGGAGATTACCTGTCACGCGCTCGGCGCCCACCACCTCTTTCCCCGTACAAGGACTATAATAGACATTGGCGGTCAGGACTCGAAGGCCATTGCCATAGTGGGTAAAGGTAACGGAGATGCCCGTGTAGTGGACTTTATCATGAACGACAAGTGCGCGGCCGGTACGGGCAGGTTTCTTGAGGTTATGGCAGGGGTGCTGGACGTTGACATACAGGACCTGGGGGCGCTATCGCGGAAGTCGTCGCGGGAGGTCTCTATAAGCAGCATGTGTACCGTATTCGCCGAGTCCGAGGTTATCAGCCTGATACATCAGAAACTCCCCAAGGAGGACATAATAAGCGGCCTCCACACGGCCATTACCCGTAAGGTCTTGAGCTTGGTGCAGAGGGTGCCCATAGAGGAGGAGATTACGCTGACCGGCGGCGTGATGAAAAACGCGGGTGTGTGCGAGAAACTTAGAGAGGAGTTCTCGCCCAGGAGCGTTAACCTGCCGGACGAACCCCAGATAGTCGGCGCCCTGGGCGCGGCCATAATGGCCAGGCGGCGCGTCAATTCGAGCTAG
- the pstA gene encoding phosphate ABC transporter permease PstA has product MAPQTLVKGRPLRQARLGARGPKRRWGNVVFQAVAIAALVITISVLILLLVDIFMDGVQRLNWTFLSHYPSRKPEMAGILPALVGSVYLVFLTGVIAFPLGVGAAIYLEEYAGNNWLNKVIEVNIANLAGVPSIIYGLLGLEIFVRFMHMGQSLLAGACTLALLVLPMIIITSREAIRTIPISIREASFAVGATRWETIRHHVLPLAFPGILTGTILALSRAIGEAAPLIAIGVLAYVAFLPDGPLSPFSALPIQIFNWVSRPQKAFAINAAAGSIVLLVVLLFMNGVAIWLRNKYQKKLF; this is encoded by the coding sequence ATGGCGCCGCAAACACTGGTAAAGGGGCGTCCGCTGAGGCAAGCCCGTCTGGGCGCGAGGGGGCCCAAACGCCGATGGGGCAACGTTGTCTTTCAGGCGGTGGCCATCGCTGCGCTGGTTATAACCATCTCGGTGCTGATACTCCTGCTGGTGGACATATTTATGGATGGAGTGCAACGCCTGAACTGGACCTTCCTTTCGCACTATCCGTCGCGCAAGCCGGAGATGGCGGGCATCCTCCCGGCCCTGGTGGGGAGCGTCTATCTGGTATTCCTGACGGGTGTTATCGCATTTCCTTTAGGTGTGGGTGCGGCGATATATCTTGAGGAGTACGCCGGCAACAACTGGCTCAACAAGGTAATCGAGGTAAACATCGCCAACCTTGCCGGTGTGCCGTCCATCATTTACGGCCTTTTAGGCCTGGAGATATTTGTCCGTTTTATGCATATGGGGCAAAGCCTTCTTGCGGGCGCGTGCACACTTGCGCTCCTGGTGTTACCAATGATAATCATAACCAGCCGTGAGGCCATACGGACCATTCCCATATCCATCCGTGAGGCGTCGTTTGCGGTGGGTGCCACGCGCTGGGAGACCATTAGGCACCATGTCCTGCCGCTGGCATTTCCGGGGATATTAACGGGCACGATTCTAGCGCTCTCCAGGGCGATTGGCGAGGCCGCGCCCCTGATTGCCATTGGTGTACTGGCCTATGTGGCGTTCCTGCCGGACGGGCCTCTTTCTCCCTTCTCCGCACTGCCGATACAGATATTTAACTGGGTCTCACGCCCGCAGAAGGCCTTCGCCATAAACGCCGCGGCGGGCAGCATCGTCCTGCTTGTCGTCCTGCTGTTCATGAACGGAGTGGCCATCTGGCTGCGTAATAAATACCAGAAGAAGCTATTCTAA
- the pstB gene encoding phosphate ABC transporter ATP-binding protein PstB — translation MPKELNNREVEAVDLNVYYGTAIAVKKVTLPFYKNKITAIIGPSGCGKSTLIKSINRVNEISSKMKVEGRILFKGKNVYDRDVDVVELRRLIGMVFQKPNPFPKSIYDNVAFGLRLHNKYSKKTLNELVEKSLRRAALWDEVKDRLRESALALSGGQQQRLCIARALAVGPEVILMDEPCSALDPIATAKIEELVLELKKKYTVIMVTHNMQQAARISDYAGFMLMGELVEFGDSSQLFTVPKEKLTEDYITGRFG, via the coding sequence ATGCCGAAAGAGCTGAACAACAGGGAGGTTGAAGCGGTAGACCTCAACGTTTATTACGGCACCGCGATTGCCGTAAAAAAGGTAACGTTGCCCTTCTATAAGAACAAGATAACCGCCATAATCGGGCCTTCCGGCTGCGGCAAGTCCACCCTCATAAAGTCCATAAACCGCGTAAATGAAATAAGCAGCAAAATGAAGGTTGAGGGCAGGATCCTGTTCAAAGGAAAAAACGTGTACGACAGGGACGTAGACGTGGTAGAATTGCGCCGGCTCATAGGCATGGTGTTCCAGAAACCCAATCCGTTTCCCAAGTCTATCTACGACAACGTTGCCTTTGGTCTGAGGCTTCATAATAAATATAGTAAGAAGACGTTAAATGAGCTGGTTGAAAAGAGCTTGAGGCGGGCCGCCCTCTGGGATGAGGTGAAAGACCGCCTTCGCGAGAGTGCCCTGGCGCTCTCAGGCGGCCAGCAACAGAGGTTGTGCATCGCAAGGGCCCTCGCGGTGGGCCCGGAGGTTATCCTCATGGACGAACCGTGCTCGGCTCTGGACCCGATCGCTACGGCAAAGATTGAAGAACTTGTATTGGAGCTGAAGAAAAAATATACTGTCATAATGGTTACTCACAACATGCAACAGGCTGCAAGGATTTCGGATTACGCGGGCTTTATGCTCATGGGGGAGCTGGTAGAATTCGGAGACAGTTCCCAGCTCTTTACCGTGCCGAAAGAAAAACTCACTGAAGATTATATAACTGGCAGATTTGGTTAG